One genomic window of Polynucleobacter sp. HIN11 includes the following:
- the queF gene encoding NADPH-dependent 7-cyano-7-deazaguanine reductase QueF (Catalyzes the NADPH-dependent reduction of 7-cyano-7-deazaguanine (preQ0) to 7-aminomethyl-7-deazaguanine (preQ1) in queuosine biosynthesis): MSEFVLGQQSAYPNQYDPGLLFPIPRAENRKILGIEEGSPLPFLGIDLWNAFELSWLNPKGKPQIALAEFAIPAESPCMIESKSFKLYLNSLNQHHFENSDAVRKCLSHDLASALGSSLQIKLLDPSAIQDQKKYPLMQELAGQLLDRLDIEVDQTQIADPLLLCADQNSAPVTQTLVSHLLKSNCPVTGQPDWASVQIHYQGRPIDEEGLLRYLIGFRQLGEFHEHCVEKIFWDIKRRCQPEKLSVYARYTRRGGLDINPFRTDFNAAWPNNIRHARQ; the protein is encoded by the coding sequence ATGTCTGAATTTGTTCTCGGTCAGCAAAGTGCTTACCCCAATCAATATGACCCAGGTTTGCTATTTCCCATCCCTCGGGCTGAGAATCGCAAAATACTAGGTATTGAGGAAGGCTCACCTCTACCGTTTTTAGGAATTGACCTTTGGAATGCCTTTGAATTGAGCTGGCTAAACCCCAAAGGCAAACCACAAATCGCATTGGCTGAATTTGCGATTCCTGCAGAGTCACCATGCATGATTGAGTCAAAGTCGTTCAAACTTTATCTCAATAGCCTCAACCAGCATCATTTTGAAAATAGTGATGCGGTACGTAAGTGCCTGAGTCATGATTTAGCTTCGGCCCTGGGTAGTTCATTGCAAATCAAGTTGCTTGACCCATCCGCAATACAAGATCAAAAAAAATATCCACTAATGCAAGAACTGGCTGGTCAACTTCTCGATCGCCTTGATATTGAAGTCGATCAAACACAGATTGCTGACCCGCTACTTCTATGTGCAGATCAAAACTCAGCCCCGGTTACACAAACTCTGGTCTCGCATTTACTGAAATCCAATTGCCCGGTTACCGGTCAACCCGATTGGGCCAGTGTACAAATTCATTACCAGGGTCGGCCTATCGATGAGGAAGGGCTATTGCGCTACCTGATTGGCTTTCGTCAGCTTGGTGAATTTCACGAACACTGTGTTGAAAAAATCTTTTGGGATATTAAGAGACGCTGCCAACCAGAAAAACTCTCCGTTTATGCGCGCTACACCCGACGAGGTGGTTTAGATATTAATCCGTTTCGGACGGATTTCAATGCTGCCTGGCCTAACAATATTCGTCACGCCAGGCAGTAA